From a single bacterium genomic region:
- a CDS encoding phosphoribosylaminoimidazolesuccinocarboxamide synthase: MVVKQAELQGTKRVAQGKVRDIFEVGEQLLIVATDRLSAFDVVLPDPIPDKGKVLTQLSRFWFDRFQGLVPSHVVETDAARFPASLSSFHDQLEGRAMLVRKAKPLPVECVVRGYLAGSGWNDYQKTGAVCGINLPVGMKQAERLPEPIFTPSTKATSGHDENITQEQAAALVGADVAREIRNVSLTIYRKAAEYALGRGIIIADTKFEFGIFDGKLMWIDEALTPDSSRFWSVAEYKVGMSPPSFDKQFVRDYLLSIKWDKTPPAPNLPPEVIKGTSDRYREAYRLITGSELD; the protein is encoded by the coding sequence ATGGTCGTGAAACAGGCCGAACTGCAGGGAACTAAGCGGGTTGCCCAGGGCAAGGTCAGGGACATCTTCGAGGTCGGCGAGCAACTGCTGATTGTCGCGACCGACCGGCTTTCCGCGTTCGACGTCGTGCTGCCCGACCCGATTCCGGACAAGGGAAAGGTGCTGACACAGCTTTCGAGGTTCTGGTTCGACCGATTCCAAGGCTTGGTGCCGAGCCATGTGGTTGAAACCGACGCCGCACGGTTCCCGGCCAGCCTGTCGTCATTCCACGACCAGCTTGAAGGCCGAGCCATGTTGGTGCGTAAGGCGAAGCCGCTGCCGGTCGAATGCGTGGTGCGTGGGTACCTCGCGGGTAGCGGCTGGAACGACTACCAGAAGACCGGAGCAGTGTGCGGCATCAATCTGCCGGTTGGCATGAAGCAGGCAGAGAGGCTGCCCGAGCCGATATTCACGCCCTCGACCAAGGCAACTTCCGGCCACGACGAGAACATCACGCAGGAGCAGGCCGCTGCGCTGGTCGGCGCGGACGTGGCGCGCGAGATACGCAACGTGTCGCTGACCATCTACCGCAAGGCGGCGGAGTACGCGCTGGGCCGCGGCATTATCATTGCGGATACCAAGTTCGAATTCGGCATCTTCGACGGCAAGCTGATGTGGATTGACGAGGCGCTGACGCCGGATTCCTCCCGGTTCTGGTCGGTCGCGGAGTACAAGGTCGGGATGTCGCCGCCGAGCTTCGACAAGCAGTTCGTGCGGGACTACCTGCTCTCGATTAAGTGGGACAAGACGCCGCCCGCGCCGAACCTGCCGCCCGAAGTCATCAAGGGCACCTCGGACCGCTACCGCGAGGCATACCGTTTGATTACCGGCAGCGAGCTAGACTGA
- a CDS encoding SagB/ThcOx family dehydrogenase: MRSYSIIKLPPPDTVGKVTVEQALWHRRSVRAFADESLSLAQAGQLLWAAQGLNTGSKRRTAPSAGATYPMELYLVAGKVKDLKPGVYHYAIDSHSLVLMQTGDHRAELAEAALGQKSILAAPAVLVLAADFSRTAQRYAERASRYVYMEAGHVGENVHLQCEALGLGTVMIGAFDDDRVKKLLQIEQDPLYIMPVGHKAQE, translated from the coding sequence GTGCGTTCTTACTCTATCATCAAGTTGCCGCCGCCGGACACGGTTGGCAAGGTTACGGTTGAGCAGGCGCTCTGGCACCGGCGGTCGGTGCGAGCGTTCGCGGACGAATCACTCTCGCTTGCGCAGGCCGGGCAGTTGTTGTGGGCAGCGCAGGGCCTGAACACCGGTTCCAAGCGTCGGACCGCGCCGTCGGCCGGGGCTACGTACCCGATGGAGCTTTACCTGGTTGCGGGCAAGGTGAAGGACCTCAAACCGGGCGTGTACCACTATGCGATTGACAGCCACTCACTTGTGCTCATGCAAACCGGCGACCACAGGGCAGAACTGGCCGAGGCAGCGCTTGGGCAGAAGTCTATCTTAGCCGCACCGGCCGTGCTGGTCCTGGCCGCTGACTTCAGCCGGACCGCGCAAAGGTACGCAGAACGCGCTTCACGCTACGTCTACATGGAGGCGGGGCATGTCGGCGAGAACGTCCATCTGCAGTGCGAGGCGCTGGGGCTGGGCACGGTGATGATTGGCGCGTTCGATGATGACCGGGTCAAGAAGCTACTTCAGATAGAACAGGACCCACTATACATCATGCCAGTGGGACACAAGGCACAAGAGTGA
- the purE gene encoding 5-(carboxyamino)imidazole ribonucleotide mutase, with protein sequence MKNQPVVAIAMGSDSDLPVMSETKSVLDEFGVTSEVQIVSAHRTPELCRRFARGAAGRGIKVIVAGAGKAAHLAGVIAAHTTLPVIGVPLDAGMNGLDSLLSTAQMPGGVPVACMAVGKAGAKNAGLLAVEILALADSLLAKKLAAYREKMAREVASKARAAARSGGPKS encoded by the coding sequence ATGAAGAATCAGCCGGTTGTCGCAATCGCCATGGGCAGTGACTCGGACCTGCCAGTGATGTCGGAGACGAAGAGCGTACTCGACGAGTTCGGCGTGACGAGCGAGGTGCAGATCGTGTCGGCCCACCGCACGCCGGAGCTCTGCCGCCGGTTCGCGCGCGGGGCGGCCGGGCGCGGCATCAAGGTAATCGTGGCCGGCGCAGGCAAGGCCGCGCACCTGGCCGGAGTGATTGCCGCGCACACTACTCTGCCGGTCATCGGGGTGCCGCTGGACGCGGGCATGAACGGGCTCGATTCGCTGCTGTCGACGGCACAGATGCCGGGCGGAGTTCCGGTGGCATGTATGGCCGTGGGCAAGGCCGGCGCGAAGAACGCAGGACTGCTGGCGGTCGAAATACTGGCACTGGCTGACTCCCTCCTGGCGAAGAAGCTGGCTGCCTACCGTGAGAAGATGGCGCGTGAAGTTGCGTCAAAGGCCAGGGCCGCCGCGCGGTCTGGCGGTCCGAAGAGCTAG